One region of Drosophila subobscura isolate 14011-0131.10 chromosome J, UCBerk_Dsub_1.0, whole genome shotgun sequence genomic DNA includes:
- the LOC117893232 gene encoding uncharacterized protein LOC117893232 isoform X2 → MEAEEVTKLVDGVYRNILDRFNPGARQLIAAGKSYLKALHGAATASRLFNEALAKIAMNAQQSGTGDIGSALMSVVNVNKDIQEQQMNILKAFYVDLLVPLETNLEKDTKVVQHEQKKFMQQHKVRMDSYQKAVATMKKQRKKKATPENTEKELRSLQVLEDQKKKLDVFCDQSYKNAMTQERRRYGFVLERQCSIAKHWMAYHTTGKTVIDNNFENWQEIAASREIIPPAAYESGYSSSSNHNNNANMRRLERIKDGDDEQAHTQLKKSRSIDAPYGDMRTLHERENIGGAGSSHYAQNSLPRAKSDFNLALVGTGLGSGNKHKIIEEQLSPLSDDQRGDQRPLVKALYAYMPSGENQLSFEEGDRIALVGGKAKGWQFGENLRTQHFGWFPVAYTNAADTGTGSEVLPATGRRYENMHMGYERSNGAGMGAGAGAGSAVALRSYHDQKQQQQQQQQYMSEAQLELMDSDATYRRRRNHSAEESSPTRMFGDTLKQQKKYRGGSGANPRPGPPPTLPAPVPTGQQSQSSRMLNSSQSFCATNGVPAAVERRKQKLLNGAQSSMSHPSGKSGVAAKTSLHSSNDSGFANEPPPQPEVDYSDEETATQRVPIRRRADTNSHTHTVPRDVASWTLNRNFRNSVDSQMDDKSMHRLSRQNGIGAGKMRYDLIASDDEILQASSAGLKRTKSFWKFGGGRSGEDILAGMSLWQHRDLVAAPNLEEMRDRDELERRSDEERNVNGNANANGNGNGTLTKSHNSSSSQEKRGRKDSLTSTEPYGEEDENIYGVSQPPPPQQQQPQQRSSYTPKSRMKIMKTIEIDIEEPTEGERLSTMRRGQSQSQLQQQQQQQFPLSTDEGESDEHGTLKLSDVNNFFDDLQHDGGASKAGHGHGHGHGHGMVMKTVKRQDILKQYYTSEDDESDAELKSTSSDPYDCIVINDHLVRKDDKLRRQHHQQQQQMEFHTFRSSTSTTATNTLKKSSAKEQDSTLTRNSTANASAPTATILPRTRLLKSSANSHNQSHSQSNNHSSATLERNSKTLTGNKSYGPWYDFWDQEQHGITGQKSASAKLK, encoded by the exons AATATACTCGACAGATTCAATCCGGGGGCCAGGCAGCTGATCGCGGCAGGCAAGAGCTACCTCAAGGCGTTGCATG GTGCCGCAACCGCCTCGCGTCTATTCAATGAAGCATTGGCCAAGATTGCAATGAACGCCCAGCAGAGCGGAACGGGAGATATTG GTTCAGCTTTGATGAGCGTTGTGAACGTCAACAAGGATAtacaggagcagcagatgaATATT CTGAAAGCCTTCTATGTCGATCTATTGGTGCCATTGGAGACGAATCTGGAGAAGGACACGAAGGTGGTGCAGCACGAGCAGAAGAAGttcatgcagcagcacaaggTGCGCATGGACAGCTACCAGAAGGCGGtcgccacaatgaagaagcAGCGCAAGAAAAAGGCCACGCCCGAGAACACCGAGAAGGAGCTGCGG AGCCTGCAGGTGCTGGAGGATCAAAAGAAGAAGCTGGATGTGTTCTGCGATCAGAGCTATAAGAAT GCCATGACACAGGAGCGACGTCGCTACGGGTTCGTCTTGGAGCGCCAGTGCTCGATCGCCAAGCACTGGATGGCCTATCACACCACCGGGAAGACGGTAATTGATAATAATTTTGAAAATTGGCAAGAAATTGCCGCTTCTCGTGAGATCATTCCGCCGGCAGCGTACGAGAGcggctacagcagcagcagcaaccacaacaacaacgcgaACATGAGGCGACTG GAGCGCATCAAAGACGGGGACGATGAGCAGGCACACACCCAGCTGAAGAAATCGCGCAGCATCGACGCCCCCTACGGGGATATGCGCACCCTGCACGAGCGTGAGAATATCGGCGGAGCGGGGTCATCGCACTACGCACAGAACTCGCTGCCACGCGCCAAGTCAGACTTCAATCTGGCACTCGTGGGCACTGGCCTGGGATCGG gcaacaaacacaaaatcaTTGAGGAGCAACTGTCGCCGCTGAGCGATGATCAGCGTGGGGATCAGCGTCCCTTGGTCAAGGCTCTGTACGCCTACATGCCCTCCGGGGAGAATCAGTTGTCCTTCGAGGAGGGCGACCGCATCGCATTGGTGGGCGGCAAGGCCAAGGGCTGGCAATTTGGCGAGAATCTGCGCACCCAGCACTTTGGCTGGTTCCCGGTGGCCTACACAAATGCAGCAGACACAGGGACCGGCTCCGAGGTGCTGCCAGCCACAGGACGTCGCTACGAGAATATGCACATGGGCTACGAGCGGAGCAATGGAGCGGGAatgggagctggagctggagctggatctgctgttgctctgcgCAGCTACCAtgaccagaagcagcagcagcagcagcagcagcagtacatGTCGGAGGCACAGCTGGAGCTAATGGACAGCGATGCCACGTACAGGAGGAGACGCAACCACAGTGCCGAGGAGTCCTCGCCCACGCGCATGTTCGGCGACACGctcaagcagcaaaagaaatacCGCGGCGGATCTGGCGCGAATCCACGTCCGGGTCCACCGCCCACACTGCCGGCACCAGTGCCCACCGGACAGCAGAGCCAGTCCTCGAGGATGCTGAACAGCTCACAGAGCTTCTGCGCCACCAACGGAGTGCCGGCCGCCGTGGAGAGACGCAAGCAAAAGCTGCTGAATGGAGCGCAG AGCTCCATGAGCCATCCGTCGGGCAAGTCGGGAGTCGCAGCAAAGACCTCGCTACACAGCAGCAATGACAGCGGCTTTGCCAATGAGCCGCCACCGCAGCCGGAGGTGGACTACTCCGATGAGGAGACAGCCACGCAGCGTGTGCCCATTCG CCGACGAGCCGACACCAactcgcacacgcacacggtGCCCCGGGATGTGGCCTCGTGGACGCTGAATCGGAACTTCCGCAACAGCGTGGACAGCCAGATGGACGACAAGAGCATGCATCGGCTGAGCCGGCAGAATGGGATCGGAGCGGGCAAGATGCGCTACGATCTGATTGCCTCGGATGACGAGATACTGCAGGCATCCAGTGCGGGCCTCAAGCGCACCAAGTCCTTCTGGAAGTTCGGAGGTGGACGCAGCGGCGAGGATATTCTGGCTGGCATGTCGCTGTGGCAGCACCGGGATCTGGTGGCAGCACCCAATCTCGAGGAGATGCGGGACCGCGATGAGCTGGAGCGACGCTCGGACGAGGAGCGCAACGTCAATgggaatgccaatgccaatggcaatggcaatggaacgCTGACCAAATCGCACAACTCCAGCTCGTCGCAGGAGAAGCGTGGCCGCAAGGACAGCCTCACCAGCACGGAGCCATACGGGGAGGAGGATGAAAACATTTATGGCGTGAGTCAGCCTCCCCctccgcaacagcaacagccgcagcagaggagcagctaCACCCCCAAGTCGCGCATGAAGATCATGAAGACCATCGAGATTGACATCGAGGAGCCCACGGAGGGTGAGCGGCTGAGCACCATGCGCCGCGGacagtcccaatcc cagctgcagcagcagcagcagcagcagtttcccCTCTCCACCGACGAGGGCGAGAGCGATGAGCATGGAACGCTGAAGCTGAGCGACGTGAACAACTTCTTCGACGACTTGCAGCATGACGGAGGTGCCAGCAAGgctggacacggacacggacatggacacggccaTGGAATGGTCATGAAAACGGTGAAGCGACAGGACATACTCAAGCAGTACTACACCAGCGAGGACGACGAGTCGGACGCCGAGCTCAAGTCCACCAGCTCCGACCCCTACGACTGCATCGTCATCAACGATCATTTGGTGCGCAAGGATGACAAGCTGCGCCGccagcaccatcagcagcagcagcagatggagtTCCACACCTTCCGCTCCTCCACGTCCACCACAGCGACCAACACGCTGAAGAAGTCCTCCGCCAAGGAACAGGACAGCACCTTGACCCGCAATTCCACAGCAAATGCAAGTGCACCCACGGCCACCATTCTGCCGCGGACACGACTCCTCAAGTCATCCgccaacagccacaaccagagccacagccagagcaacAATCACAGCAGTGCCACGCTGGAGAGAAACTCGAAGACGCTGACAGGCAACAAGAGCTACGGGCCGTGGTATGACTTCTGGGATCAGGAGCAGCACGGCATCACAGGGCAAAAGTCGGCGAGTGCCAAGTTGAAGTGA
- the LOC117893232 gene encoding probable serine/threonine-protein kinase yakA isoform X1: protein MEAEEVTKLVDGVYRNILDRFNPGARQLIAAGKSYLKALHGAATASRLFNEALAKIAMNAQQSGTGDIGSALMSVVNVNKDIQEQQMNILKAFYVDLLVPLETNLEKDTKVVQHEQKKFMQQHKVRMDSYQKAVATMKKQRKKKATPENTEKELRSLQVLEDQKKKLDVFCDQSYKNAMTQERRRYGFVLERQCSIAKHWMAYHTTGKTVIDNNFENWQEIAASREIIPPAAYESGYSSSSNHNNNANMRRLERIKDGDDEQAHTQLKKSRSIDAPYGDMRTLHERENIGGAGSSHYAQNSLPRAKSDFNLALVGTGLGSGNKHKIIEEQLSPLSDDQRGDQRPLVKALYAYMPSGENQLSFEEGDRIALVGGKAKGWQFGENLRTQHFGWFPVAYTNAADTGTGSEVLPATGRRYENMHMGYERSNGAGMGAGAGAGSAVALRSYHDQKQQQQQQQQYMSEAQLELMDSDATYRRRRNHSAEESSPTRMFGDTLKQQKKYRGGSGANPRPGPPPTLPAPVPTGQQSQSSRMLNSSQSFCATNGVPAAVERRKQKLLNGAQSSMSHPSGKSGVAAKTSLHSSNDSGFANEPPPQPEVDYSDEETATQRVPIRRRADTNSHTHTVPRDVASWTLNRNFRNSVDSQMDDKSMHRLSRQNGIGAGKMRYDLIASDDEILQASSAGLKRTKSFWKFGGGRSGEDILAGMSLWQHRDLVAAPNLEEMRDRDELERRSDEERNVNGNANANGNGNGTLTKSHNSSSSQEKRGRKDSLTSTEPYGEEDENIYGVSQPPPPQQQQPQQRSSYTPKSRMKIMKTIEIDIEEPTEGERLSTMRRGQSQSQSQSQQQAQPHRKLDKQGSGGSSSTPQHKTQTLSRSKPSQQQLQQQQQQQFPLSTDEGESDEHGTLKLSDVNNFFDDLQHDGGASKAGHGHGHGHGHGMVMKTVKRQDILKQYYTSEDDESDAELKSTSSDPYDCIVINDHLVRKDDKLRRQHHQQQQQMEFHTFRSSTSTTATNTLKKSSAKEQDSTLTRNSTANASAPTATILPRTRLLKSSANSHNQSHSQSNNHSSATLERNSKTLTGNKSYGPWYDFWDQEQHGITGQKSASAKLK, encoded by the exons AATATACTCGACAGATTCAATCCGGGGGCCAGGCAGCTGATCGCGGCAGGCAAGAGCTACCTCAAGGCGTTGCATG GTGCCGCAACCGCCTCGCGTCTATTCAATGAAGCATTGGCCAAGATTGCAATGAACGCCCAGCAGAGCGGAACGGGAGATATTG GTTCAGCTTTGATGAGCGTTGTGAACGTCAACAAGGATAtacaggagcagcagatgaATATT CTGAAAGCCTTCTATGTCGATCTATTGGTGCCATTGGAGACGAATCTGGAGAAGGACACGAAGGTGGTGCAGCACGAGCAGAAGAAGttcatgcagcagcacaaggTGCGCATGGACAGCTACCAGAAGGCGGtcgccacaatgaagaagcAGCGCAAGAAAAAGGCCACGCCCGAGAACACCGAGAAGGAGCTGCGG AGCCTGCAGGTGCTGGAGGATCAAAAGAAGAAGCTGGATGTGTTCTGCGATCAGAGCTATAAGAAT GCCATGACACAGGAGCGACGTCGCTACGGGTTCGTCTTGGAGCGCCAGTGCTCGATCGCCAAGCACTGGATGGCCTATCACACCACCGGGAAGACGGTAATTGATAATAATTTTGAAAATTGGCAAGAAATTGCCGCTTCTCGTGAGATCATTCCGCCGGCAGCGTACGAGAGcggctacagcagcagcagcaaccacaacaacaacgcgaACATGAGGCGACTG GAGCGCATCAAAGACGGGGACGATGAGCAGGCACACACCCAGCTGAAGAAATCGCGCAGCATCGACGCCCCCTACGGGGATATGCGCACCCTGCACGAGCGTGAGAATATCGGCGGAGCGGGGTCATCGCACTACGCACAGAACTCGCTGCCACGCGCCAAGTCAGACTTCAATCTGGCACTCGTGGGCACTGGCCTGGGATCGG gcaacaaacacaaaatcaTTGAGGAGCAACTGTCGCCGCTGAGCGATGATCAGCGTGGGGATCAGCGTCCCTTGGTCAAGGCTCTGTACGCCTACATGCCCTCCGGGGAGAATCAGTTGTCCTTCGAGGAGGGCGACCGCATCGCATTGGTGGGCGGCAAGGCCAAGGGCTGGCAATTTGGCGAGAATCTGCGCACCCAGCACTTTGGCTGGTTCCCGGTGGCCTACACAAATGCAGCAGACACAGGGACCGGCTCCGAGGTGCTGCCAGCCACAGGACGTCGCTACGAGAATATGCACATGGGCTACGAGCGGAGCAATGGAGCGGGAatgggagctggagctggagctggatctgctgttgctctgcgCAGCTACCAtgaccagaagcagcagcagcagcagcagcagcagtacatGTCGGAGGCACAGCTGGAGCTAATGGACAGCGATGCCACGTACAGGAGGAGACGCAACCACAGTGCCGAGGAGTCCTCGCCCACGCGCATGTTCGGCGACACGctcaagcagcaaaagaaatacCGCGGCGGATCTGGCGCGAATCCACGTCCGGGTCCACCGCCCACACTGCCGGCACCAGTGCCCACCGGACAGCAGAGCCAGTCCTCGAGGATGCTGAACAGCTCACAGAGCTTCTGCGCCACCAACGGAGTGCCGGCCGCCGTGGAGAGACGCAAGCAAAAGCTGCTGAATGGAGCGCAG AGCTCCATGAGCCATCCGTCGGGCAAGTCGGGAGTCGCAGCAAAGACCTCGCTACACAGCAGCAATGACAGCGGCTTTGCCAATGAGCCGCCACCGCAGCCGGAGGTGGACTACTCCGATGAGGAGACAGCCACGCAGCGTGTGCCCATTCG CCGACGAGCCGACACCAactcgcacacgcacacggtGCCCCGGGATGTGGCCTCGTGGACGCTGAATCGGAACTTCCGCAACAGCGTGGACAGCCAGATGGACGACAAGAGCATGCATCGGCTGAGCCGGCAGAATGGGATCGGAGCGGGCAAGATGCGCTACGATCTGATTGCCTCGGATGACGAGATACTGCAGGCATCCAGTGCGGGCCTCAAGCGCACCAAGTCCTTCTGGAAGTTCGGAGGTGGACGCAGCGGCGAGGATATTCTGGCTGGCATGTCGCTGTGGCAGCACCGGGATCTGGTGGCAGCACCCAATCTCGAGGAGATGCGGGACCGCGATGAGCTGGAGCGACGCTCGGACGAGGAGCGCAACGTCAATgggaatgccaatgccaatggcaatggcaatggaacgCTGACCAAATCGCACAACTCCAGCTCGTCGCAGGAGAAGCGTGGCCGCAAGGACAGCCTCACCAGCACGGAGCCATACGGGGAGGAGGATGAAAACATTTATGGCGTGAGTCAGCCTCCCCctccgcaacagcaacagccgcagcagaggagcagctaCACCCCCAAGTCGCGCATGAAGATCATGAAGACCATCGAGATTGACATCGAGGAGCCCACGGAGGGTGAGCGGCTGAGCACCATGCGCCGCGGacagtcccaatcccagtcgcagtcccagcagcaggcacaaccACATCGTAAGTTGGACAAGCAGGGCTCCggcggctcctcctccacgccACAGCACAAGACGCAGACTCTGAGTCGGTCCAAgccctcgcagcagcagctgcagcagcagcagcagcagcagtttcccCTCTCCACCGACGAGGGCGAGAGCGATGAGCATGGAACGCTGAAGCTGAGCGACGTGAACAACTTCTTCGACGACTTGCAGCATGACGGAGGTGCCAGCAAGgctggacacggacacggacatggacacggccaTGGAATGGTCATGAAAACGGTGAAGCGACAGGACATACTCAAGCAGTACTACACCAGCGAGGACGACGAGTCGGACGCCGAGCTCAAGTCCACCAGCTCCGACCCCTACGACTGCATCGTCATCAACGATCATTTGGTGCGCAAGGATGACAAGCTGCGCCGccagcaccatcagcagcagcagcagatggagtTCCACACCTTCCGCTCCTCCACGTCCACCACAGCGACCAACACGCTGAAGAAGTCCTCCGCCAAGGAACAGGACAGCACCTTGACCCGCAATTCCACAGCAAATGCAAGTGCACCCACGGCCACCATTCTGCCGCGGACACGACTCCTCAAGTCATCCgccaacagccacaaccagagccacagccagagcaacAATCACAGCAGTGCCACGCTGGAGAGAAACTCGAAGACGCTGACAGGCAACAAGAGCTACGGGCCGTGGTATGACTTCTGGGATCAGGAGCAGCACGGCATCACAGGGCAAAAGTCGGCGAGTGCCAAGTTGAAGTGA
- the LOC117893232 gene encoding brain-specific angiogenesis inhibitor 1-associated protein 2 isoform X5, translated as MEAEEVTKLVDGVYRNILDRFNPGARQLIAAGKSYLKALHGAATASRLFNEALAKIAMNAQQSGTGDIGSALMSVVNVNKDIQEQQMNILKAFYVDLLVPLETNLEKDTKVVQHEQKKFMQQHKVRMDSYQKAVATMKKQRKKKATPENTEKELRSLQVLEDQKKKLDVFCDQSYKNAMTQERRRYGFVLERQCSIAKHWMAYHTTGKTVIDNNFENWQEIAASREIIPPAAYESGYSSSSNHNNNANMRRLERIKDGDDEQAHTQLKKSRSIDAPYGDMRTLHERENIGGAGSSHYAQNSLPRAKSDFNLALVGTGLGSGNKHKIIEEQLSPLSDDQRGDQRPLVKALYAYMPSGENQLSFEEGDRIALVGGKAKGWQFGENLRTQHFGWFPVAYTNAADTGTGSEVLPATGRRYENMHMGYERSNGAGMGAGAGAGSAVALRSYHDQKQQQQQQQQYMSEAQLELMDSDATYRRRRNHSAEESSPTRMFGDTLKQQKKYRGGSGANPRPGPPPTLPAPVPTGQQSQSSRMLNSSQSFCATNGVPAAVERRKQKLLNGAQSSMSHPSGKSGVAAKTSLHSSNDSGFANEPPPQPEVDYSDEETATQRVPIRRRGVYRNFSIDY; from the exons AATATACTCGACAGATTCAATCCGGGGGCCAGGCAGCTGATCGCGGCAGGCAAGAGCTACCTCAAGGCGTTGCATG GTGCCGCAACCGCCTCGCGTCTATTCAATGAAGCATTGGCCAAGATTGCAATGAACGCCCAGCAGAGCGGAACGGGAGATATTG GTTCAGCTTTGATGAGCGTTGTGAACGTCAACAAGGATAtacaggagcagcagatgaATATT CTGAAAGCCTTCTATGTCGATCTATTGGTGCCATTGGAGACGAATCTGGAGAAGGACACGAAGGTGGTGCAGCACGAGCAGAAGAAGttcatgcagcagcacaaggTGCGCATGGACAGCTACCAGAAGGCGGtcgccacaatgaagaagcAGCGCAAGAAAAAGGCCACGCCCGAGAACACCGAGAAGGAGCTGCGG AGCCTGCAGGTGCTGGAGGATCAAAAGAAGAAGCTGGATGTGTTCTGCGATCAGAGCTATAAGAAT GCCATGACACAGGAGCGACGTCGCTACGGGTTCGTCTTGGAGCGCCAGTGCTCGATCGCCAAGCACTGGATGGCCTATCACACCACCGGGAAGACGGTAATTGATAATAATTTTGAAAATTGGCAAGAAATTGCCGCTTCTCGTGAGATCATTCCGCCGGCAGCGTACGAGAGcggctacagcagcagcagcaaccacaacaacaacgcgaACATGAGGCGACTG GAGCGCATCAAAGACGGGGACGATGAGCAGGCACACACCCAGCTGAAGAAATCGCGCAGCATCGACGCCCCCTACGGGGATATGCGCACCCTGCACGAGCGTGAGAATATCGGCGGAGCGGGGTCATCGCACTACGCACAGAACTCGCTGCCACGCGCCAAGTCAGACTTCAATCTGGCACTCGTGGGCACTGGCCTGGGATCGG gcaacaaacacaaaatcaTTGAGGAGCAACTGTCGCCGCTGAGCGATGATCAGCGTGGGGATCAGCGTCCCTTGGTCAAGGCTCTGTACGCCTACATGCCCTCCGGGGAGAATCAGTTGTCCTTCGAGGAGGGCGACCGCATCGCATTGGTGGGCGGCAAGGCCAAGGGCTGGCAATTTGGCGAGAATCTGCGCACCCAGCACTTTGGCTGGTTCCCGGTGGCCTACACAAATGCAGCAGACACAGGGACCGGCTCCGAGGTGCTGCCAGCCACAGGACGTCGCTACGAGAATATGCACATGGGCTACGAGCGGAGCAATGGAGCGGGAatgggagctggagctggagctggatctgctgttgctctgcgCAGCTACCAtgaccagaagcagcagcagcagcagcagcagcagtacatGTCGGAGGCACAGCTGGAGCTAATGGACAGCGATGCCACGTACAGGAGGAGACGCAACCACAGTGCCGAGGAGTCCTCGCCCACGCGCATGTTCGGCGACACGctcaagcagcaaaagaaatacCGCGGCGGATCTGGCGCGAATCCACGTCCGGGTCCACCGCCCACACTGCCGGCACCAGTGCCCACCGGACAGCAGAGCCAGTCCTCGAGGATGCTGAACAGCTCACAGAGCTTCTGCGCCACCAACGGAGTGCCGGCCGCCGTGGAGAGACGCAAGCAAAAGCTGCTGAATGGAGCGCAG AGCTCCATGAGCCATCCGTCGGGCAAGTCGGGAGTCGCAGCAAAGACCTCGCTACACAGCAGCAATGACAGCGGCTTTGCCAATGAGCCGCCACCGCAGCCGGAGGTGGACTACTCCGATGAGGAGACAGCCACGCAGCGTGTGCCCATTCG CAGGCGCGGTGTGTACCGCAACTTTTCAATAGATTACTGA
- the LOC117893232 gene encoding brain-specific angiogenesis inhibitor 1-associated protein 2 isoform X4, which yields MEAEEVTKLVDGVYRNILDRFNPGARQLIAAGKSYLKALHGAATASRLFNEALAKIAMNAQQSGTGDIGSALMSVVNVNKDIQEQQMNILKAFYVDLLVPLETNLEKDTKVVQHEQKKFMQQHKVRMDSYQKAVATMKKQRKKKATPENTEKELRSLQVLEDQKKKLDVFCDQSYKNAMTQERRRYGFVLERQCSIAKHWMAYHTTGKTVIDNNFENWQEIAASREIIPPAAYESGYSSSSNHNNNANMRRLERIKDGDDEQAHTQLKKSRSIDAPYGDMRTLHERENIGGAGSSHYAQNSLPRAKSDFNLALVGTGLGSGNKHKIIEEQLSPLSDDQRGDQRPLVKALYAYMPSGENQLSFEEGDRIALVGGKAKGWQFGENLRTQHFGWFPVAYTNAADTGTGSEVLPATGRRYENMHMGYERSNGAGMGAGAGAGSAVALRSYHDQKQQQQQQQQYMSEAQLELMDSDATYRRRRNHSAEESSPTRMFGDTLKQQKKYRGGSGANPRPGPPPTLPAPVPTGQQSQSSRMLNSSQSFCATNGVPAAVERRKQKLLNGAQSSMSHPSGKSGVAAKTSLHSSNDSGFANEPPPQPEVDYSDEETATQRVPIRASQFATVKLRHTKTNDRSAPMIYRNVNK from the exons AATATACTCGACAGATTCAATCCGGGGGCCAGGCAGCTGATCGCGGCAGGCAAGAGCTACCTCAAGGCGTTGCATG GTGCCGCAACCGCCTCGCGTCTATTCAATGAAGCATTGGCCAAGATTGCAATGAACGCCCAGCAGAGCGGAACGGGAGATATTG GTTCAGCTTTGATGAGCGTTGTGAACGTCAACAAGGATAtacaggagcagcagatgaATATT CTGAAAGCCTTCTATGTCGATCTATTGGTGCCATTGGAGACGAATCTGGAGAAGGACACGAAGGTGGTGCAGCACGAGCAGAAGAAGttcatgcagcagcacaaggTGCGCATGGACAGCTACCAGAAGGCGGtcgccacaatgaagaagcAGCGCAAGAAAAAGGCCACGCCCGAGAACACCGAGAAGGAGCTGCGG AGCCTGCAGGTGCTGGAGGATCAAAAGAAGAAGCTGGATGTGTTCTGCGATCAGAGCTATAAGAAT GCCATGACACAGGAGCGACGTCGCTACGGGTTCGTCTTGGAGCGCCAGTGCTCGATCGCCAAGCACTGGATGGCCTATCACACCACCGGGAAGACGGTAATTGATAATAATTTTGAAAATTGGCAAGAAATTGCCGCTTCTCGTGAGATCATTCCGCCGGCAGCGTACGAGAGcggctacagcagcagcagcaaccacaacaacaacgcgaACATGAGGCGACTG GAGCGCATCAAAGACGGGGACGATGAGCAGGCACACACCCAGCTGAAGAAATCGCGCAGCATCGACGCCCCCTACGGGGATATGCGCACCCTGCACGAGCGTGAGAATATCGGCGGAGCGGGGTCATCGCACTACGCACAGAACTCGCTGCCACGCGCCAAGTCAGACTTCAATCTGGCACTCGTGGGCACTGGCCTGGGATCGG gcaacaaacacaaaatcaTTGAGGAGCAACTGTCGCCGCTGAGCGATGATCAGCGTGGGGATCAGCGTCCCTTGGTCAAGGCTCTGTACGCCTACATGCCCTCCGGGGAGAATCAGTTGTCCTTCGAGGAGGGCGACCGCATCGCATTGGTGGGCGGCAAGGCCAAGGGCTGGCAATTTGGCGAGAATCTGCGCACCCAGCACTTTGGCTGGTTCCCGGTGGCCTACACAAATGCAGCAGACACAGGGACCGGCTCCGAGGTGCTGCCAGCCACAGGACGTCGCTACGAGAATATGCACATGGGCTACGAGCGGAGCAATGGAGCGGGAatgggagctggagctggagctggatctgctgttgctctgcgCAGCTACCAtgaccagaagcagcagcagcagcagcagcagcagtacatGTCGGAGGCACAGCTGGAGCTAATGGACAGCGATGCCACGTACAGGAGGAGACGCAACCACAGTGCCGAGGAGTCCTCGCCCACGCGCATGTTCGGCGACACGctcaagcagcaaaagaaatacCGCGGCGGATCTGGCGCGAATCCACGTCCGGGTCCACCGCCCACACTGCCGGCACCAGTGCCCACCGGACAGCAGAGCCAGTCCTCGAGGATGCTGAACAGCTCACAGAGCTTCTGCGCCACCAACGGAGTGCCGGCCGCCGTGGAGAGACGCAAGCAAAAGCTGCTGAATGGAGCGCAG AGCTCCATGAGCCATCCGTCGGGCAAGTCGGGAGTCGCAGCAAAGACCTCGCTACACAGCAGCAATGACAGCGGCTTTGCCAATGAGCCGCCACCGCAGCCGGAGGTGGACTACTCCGATGAGGAGACAGCCACGCAGCGTGTGCCCATTCG TGCCTCACAGTTTGCCACCGTCAAGCTGCGACACACGAAGACCAACGACCGCTCGGCACCCATGATTTATCGGAATGTGAACAAGTAG